In a genomic window of Nostoc sp. UHCC 0870:
- a CDS encoding (2Fe-2S)-binding protein: protein MWGNAVNASEWQFAKLNKVTNSESIKTDYSVLYEQAYSSVMPGRNPLYNLVRTEQLNEPGLPATATVRLTCCLYAFIPPCDEKCTNCPLLKPQERIAQIKEYMKESD, encoded by the coding sequence ATGTGGGGTAATGCGGTAAATGCTTCAGAATGGCAGTTTGCCAAACTTAATAAAGTTACAAATTCAGAATCAATAAAAACAGATTACTCCGTCTTGTATGAACAAGCTTACAGTTCAGTTATGCCAGGACGTAACCCACTTTATAATTTAGTCCGCACTGAACAACTTAACGAACCTGGTTTACCAGCTACAGCTACAGTTCGGCTTACCTGTTGTTTATATGCTTTTATTCCTCCTTGTGATGAGAAATGTACAAACTGTCCTCTATTAAAACCACAAGAACGAATTGCCCAAATCAAGGAATACATGAAAGAATCTGACTGA
- a CDS encoding ferric iron reductase, giving the protein MLVNSHQKILPISQELDNTIVINFLKKIFTLAQRNIDNSYTDIIILTQPSDDVEVISLNDYLQPDRLLSQWQTSEIYQKIPDIRIAASIWNKVYSWTTLPGVLALMTWAGIGLNAELDNVSFVLAEGEPKALWFHDLSDNVIYPQRLPIPIPRLTKLSKKICGVMR; this is encoded by the coding sequence ATGCTAGTTAATTCTCATCAAAAAATATTGCCAATATCTCAAGAATTAGATAACACAATTGTGATCAATTTCTTAAAAAAAATATTTACTCTTGCTCAAAGAAATATAGATAATTCCTATACAGACATCATAATTTTAACTCAGCCTTCAGATGATGTTGAGGTGATTTCACTTAATGATTATCTACAACCAGATAGACTTTTATCTCAATGGCAAACCAGCGAGATATACCAAAAAATTCCAGATATTCGTATTGCTGCATCTATCTGGAATAAAGTTTATAGTTGGACAACATTACCAGGTGTTCTAGCTTTGATGACTTGGGCAGGAATTGGGTTAAATGCTGAACTGGATAATGTGAGTTTTGTATTAGCAGAAGGTGAACCCAAGGCGTTATGGTTTCATGATTTAAGTGATAATGTAATTTATCCCCAAAGATTACCTATACCCATTCCTCGTTTAACTAAACTTTCTAAAAAAATATGTGGGGTAATGCGGTAA
- a CDS encoding iron-siderophore ABC transporter substrate-binding protein, with product MIRKWFYHIKLFLIITLAVIFLKGCYTFSSQETYSSKVKSLTSECRIIKHELGESCIPLQPQRIIALDETSMEALLALDLKPVAAIQPNIAGSIIPKLGKKAEGVVSLGKDSQPNIEKMVQLNPDLILGFSISAEQYKLFSQIAPTVTFDYIQFGWKDAFSRIAETTGKSEQAKKLLDEYQQRVEKIRIFVNHNLKGKTVSISRFYAGNQFTEFRTKYSFPGSLITEVGIPLPEIQNQLTTNENQPLVSVSLERLDLINADILFIVLDPGAEPTFQKYQNSPLWQNLKAVQNQRIYTVNSSYWIFGNILSANAILDDLFKYLDKN from the coding sequence ATGATTAGAAAATGGTTTTATCATATCAAATTATTTTTGATCATCACCCTAGCTGTAATATTTCTCAAAGGCTGTTATACTTTTTCCTCTCAAGAAACCTACTCATCAAAAGTCAAGTCTCTTACATCAGAATGTCGAATTATTAAGCATGAATTAGGAGAAAGCTGTATTCCTTTACAACCTCAACGCATAATCGCTTTAGATGAAACTTCTATGGAAGCGTTGTTAGCACTGGACTTAAAACCAGTAGCAGCAATACAGCCTAATATTGCAGGAAGCATAATACCAAAGTTGGGTAAAAAAGCTGAAGGTGTTGTTTCTTTAGGAAAAGATAGTCAACCAAATATAGAAAAAATGGTGCAGTTAAATCCAGATTTAATTTTAGGTTTTTCTATTAGTGCAGAACAATATAAATTATTTTCCCAAATAGCACCGACAGTAACATTTGATTATATACAATTTGGTTGGAAAGATGCGTTCTCACGTATTGCTGAGACAACAGGTAAAAGTGAACAGGCAAAAAAATTACTTGACGAATATCAACAACGAGTTGAAAAAATACGCATATTTGTCAATCATAACCTCAAAGGAAAAACAGTTTCTATTAGTCGTTTTTATGCTGGTAATCAATTTACAGAATTTCGCACTAAATATTCATTTCCTGGTAGTCTAATTACAGAAGTCGGAATCCCTCTACCAGAAATTCAAAATCAACTTACTACTAATGAAAATCAGCCTTTGGTTTCAGTTAGTTTAGAACGTTTAGATTTAATCAATGCTGATATTTTATTTATAGTTTTAGATCCGGGTGCAGAACCAACTTTTCAAAAATATCAGAATAGTCCACTTTGGCAAAACCTGAAAGCTGTTCAAAATCAACGAATCTATACTGTTAATTCAAGTTACTGGATTTTCGGAAATATCCTGTCAGCAAACGCCATCTTAGATGATTTATTTAAATACCTGGATAAAAATTAA